One genomic region from Streptomyces sp. NBC_01431 encodes:
- a CDS encoding VOC family protein, translated as MINGAHTIVYANDAEAARSFFRDVLGLAHVDAGGGWLIFKSPPGELAVHPTDPHSTGRTELFLMCDDLTATVADLKAKGVEFTTDITEQRWGLVTSLAVPGAGTVGLYQPKHDTAYDL; from the coding sequence GTGATCAACGGTGCACACACGATCGTCTACGCGAACGACGCGGAGGCGGCGCGCTCCTTCTTCCGCGATGTGCTCGGGCTCGCGCACGTCGACGCCGGAGGTGGCTGGCTCATCTTCAAGTCTCCACCTGGCGAACTGGCCGTACACCCAACCGATCCGCACTCCACCGGCCGCACCGAGCTGTTCCTGATGTGCGACGACCTCACCGCCACGGTCGCTGATCTGAAGGCCAAGGGTGTCGAGTTCACCACCGACATCACCGAACAGCGCTGGGGACTGGTGACCAGCCTTGCTGTGCCGGGTGCGGGAACAGTCGGTCTGTACCAGCCGAAGCACGACACGGCGTACGACCTCTGA
- a CDS encoding COG4705 family protein, with protein sequence MTLLFWALKTVAVTLGETSGDLLGITLGVGYVTTAIVFLVFLAAVAVAQVRAGRFHSALYWSVILGTSMVGTEISDFLNRGFGHGSAADGIGYAAGAAVLTGLLAMVFVVWWRTGQSFDVERLASRQGEILYWIAILVSNTLGTSSGDWLADDAGLGFRNAFLVISAIMLLIVAAYWFTGISRTVLFWLAFVLTRPLGAAGGDSLTKPSAQGGLGWGTLWGSAALLGVLAVLIAHQTRQVRRHPMEPLPAPHDRRTGLPQRPNARPAPARSIADPSTART encoded by the coding sequence GTGACTTTGCTTTTCTGGGCGTTGAAGACGGTGGCGGTGACGCTGGGGGAGACCTCCGGAGACCTGTTGGGCATCACCCTGGGCGTCGGTTACGTGACGACGGCGATCGTCTTCCTGGTCTTCCTGGCGGCTGTCGCGGTGGCTCAGGTGCGGGCCGGACGCTTCCACTCCGCCCTGTACTGGTCGGTGATCCTGGGCACCAGCATGGTCGGCACCGAGATCTCCGACTTCCTCAACCGCGGCTTCGGGCACGGCAGCGCCGCCGACGGCATCGGATACGCCGCGGGCGCGGCCGTCCTCACCGGCCTGCTGGCGATGGTCTTCGTGGTGTGGTGGCGCACCGGGCAGAGCTTCGACGTGGAACGCCTCGCCAGCCGCCAGGGAGAAATCCTGTACTGGATCGCCATCCTCGTATCCAACACGCTGGGCACCTCAAGCGGAGACTGGCTGGCCGACGACGCGGGCCTTGGGTTCCGCAACGCCTTCCTCGTCATCTCAGCCATCATGCTGCTGATCGTGGCGGCGTACTGGTTCACCGGTATCAGCCGCACGGTTCTGTTCTGGCTGGCCTTCGTCCTGACGAGACCGCTGGGCGCTGCGGGAGGCGATTCGCTGACCAAGCCGAGCGCCCAAGGCGGCCTCGGCTGGGGCACGCTATGGGGCTCCGCGGCGCTCCTCGGCGTCCTCGCCGTGCTGATCGCCCATCAAACACGGCAGGTCCGGCGGCACCCCATGGAACCTCTCCCCGCCCCACACGATCGCCGCACGGGTCTGCCTCAGCGCCCCAACGCCCGCCCGGCGCCTGCCCGTTCAATCGCCGACCCCTCCACGGCGCGGACCTGA
- a CDS encoding ricin-type beta-trefoil lectin domain protein has product MTQRTTRTRRRWVTAVVAVLGSMAALLTVPLTVTAAHAVNRDGSSTFATYNMHGSDNGSRWTSEINRLVASYPVVMLQEAGSGPPPAVGDHRTEYRSMRIVPSRSPQPSNYTISTWAGGPNHENRYVYYLQTDPRRISNTNEDTWDGGQMNLATVTDTRADEVRVLENAYYDPDPNAPNNRYRARPLLGLRFGNTWYWNTHARGEDVTADATRPGLLDRVRGFMAGSDQRGRNWVLAGDYNVNILNRTNAEARDRSLHLRPGEALLRTGQPTFINSDEPSELDYAVTSGLPGGFTASRSDGAGSDHVAVVFARTPPPVAPTGPSHVYATTLATPNGNMLQVGANHSMGIGAPRYDSGQIWRMYTNGDSNTHFLRNPGTGDCIAAPTGSRRDTSSRAVAGDCADPRAQWTISHMEDDPGWNSDTGGPQRWQSVAFPGMCLTPSNQQVTVERCTDDPAQRWWDNPAALPKDWPTTTGNVRLEDAARGSRLRRSGSVPGTGVATRPTPPKWWWLYWLAYERRDFGWNIQRIDTADNLVRIQSLDGDNRCLGVRDEHAKSETDALLRTCDDARAADGSGQRWLAENYADGTVRYRNEANHLCLTAPDAYQGNVKLYSCNDIRAERWSVVNP; this is encoded by the coding sequence ATGACCCAGCGGACCACGAGGACACGACGGCGCTGGGTCACCGCCGTAGTCGCCGTCCTGGGCTCGATGGCGGCGCTGCTGACCGTTCCACTCACCGTCACCGCGGCGCACGCCGTCAACCGTGACGGCAGTTCGACGTTCGCCACGTACAACATGCACGGCTCGGACAACGGCTCCAGGTGGACTTCGGAGATCAACCGGCTGGTCGCGAGCTACCCGGTGGTGATGCTGCAGGAGGCCGGCAGCGGCCCACCTCCGGCGGTGGGCGATCACCGGACCGAATACCGGTCCATGCGGATCGTTCCGAGCCGCAGCCCCCAACCCAGCAACTACACGATCTCGACCTGGGCTGGCGGCCCGAACCACGAGAACCGCTACGTGTACTACCTGCAGACCGACCCCCGCAGGATCAGCAACACGAACGAGGACACGTGGGACGGCGGCCAGATGAACCTGGCGACGGTCACCGACACCCGGGCCGACGAAGTACGAGTGCTGGAGAACGCGTACTACGACCCGGACCCGAACGCCCCCAACAACCGCTACCGGGCACGCCCGTTGCTCGGTCTGCGGTTCGGGAACACGTGGTACTGGAACACACACGCCCGCGGCGAGGACGTGACCGCAGACGCGACCAGGCCCGGCCTGCTCGACCGGGTACGCGGCTTCATGGCAGGGAGCGACCAGCGCGGCCGGAACTGGGTCCTGGCGGGTGACTACAACGTGAACATCCTCAACCGCACCAACGCCGAGGCCCGCGACCGGTCGTTGCATCTGCGGCCCGGCGAAGCGCTGCTGCGTACCGGTCAGCCGACGTTCATCAACAGCGACGAGCCGAGTGAGCTGGATTACGCGGTCACGAGCGGACTGCCCGGCGGCTTCACCGCGTCCCGCTCGGACGGTGCCGGATCCGACCACGTGGCCGTGGTCTTCGCGCGGACACCACCGCCTGTCGCGCCCACCGGCCCGTCGCACGTCTACGCCACCACACTGGCCACACCCAACGGCAACATGCTGCAAGTGGGCGCGAACCACTCGATGGGCATCGGCGCCCCCCGCTACGACTCCGGCCAGATATGGCGCATGTACACCAACGGCGACTCCAACACCCACTTCCTGCGGAACCCCGGCACGGGAGATTGCATCGCCGCCCCGACGGGTTCCCGCCGGGATACCTCCTCCCGGGCCGTCGCCGGTGACTGCGCCGATCCGCGAGCGCAGTGGACGATCAGCCACATGGAGGACGACCCGGGGTGGAACAGCGACACCGGTGGACCGCAGCGCTGGCAGAGCGTGGCCTTCCCCGGGATGTGCCTGACCCCGTCCAACCAACAGGTGACCGTGGAACGGTGCACGGATGACCCCGCCCAGCGGTGGTGGGACAACCCCGCCGCGCTGCCCAAGGACTGGCCGACGACCACCGGCAACGTACGCCTGGAGGACGCGGCGCGCGGCAGCCGTCTGCGACGGTCCGGCTCGGTTCCCGGCACCGGCGTCGCCACCCGGCCCACACCGCCCAAGTGGTGGTGGCTCTACTGGCTGGCGTACGAGCGGAGGGACTTCGGCTGGAACATCCAGCGGATCGACACGGCCGACAACCTGGTGCGCATCCAGAGCCTGGACGGCGACAACCGGTGCCTGGGCGTCCGTGACGAGCACGCCAAATCCGAGACGGACGCCCTGCTGCGGACGTGCGACGACGCGCGCGCCGCCGACGGCAGCGGTCAGCGCTGGCTGGCAGAGAACTACGCGGACGGCACCGTCCGCTACCGCAACGAGGCCAACCACCTGTGCCTCACGGCCCCCGACGCCTACCAGGGCAACGTCAAGCTCTACTCGTGCAATGACATCCGGGCCGAACGCTGGAGCGTGGTGAACCCCTGA
- a CDS encoding LysR family transcriptional regulator: protein MDMTVVGLRVLREVAERGTFTAAAQALGYTQSAVSRQVAGLEQATGVRLFDRYPGGVRLTNAGRALLPHAVTALDALEAADRELSGAEDNTGHVRLGFFPAAGAVLVARALATLSRQSPRVQVTTREGTTPSLLRALRTGVLDLALVTSRPPHRSPDADDPPLHTEPLLEDRLVLAVPAGGRFADRAAVTAQHIAGETWIASPAGTDGPLLGIWPGLPGRPRVHHATRDWLTKLHLVAAGVGITTVPSMLLSAIPPGVRLITIDDLPEERRRVSLVRLPGSTTPSTDALVHALRRHAADLAE from the coding sequence ATGGACATGACGGTGGTCGGACTGCGGGTGCTGCGCGAGGTGGCCGAGCGAGGCACCTTCACGGCCGCGGCCCAGGCACTGGGCTACACGCAGTCCGCCGTCTCCCGGCAGGTGGCCGGCCTGGAGCAGGCCACCGGCGTCCGGCTCTTCGACCGCTATCCAGGCGGTGTACGACTGACCAACGCGGGCCGAGCCCTGCTGCCCCACGCCGTGACCGCGCTGGACGCTTTGGAGGCGGCCGACCGGGAACTGAGCGGCGCAGAGGACAACACCGGCCACGTGCGGCTCGGCTTCTTCCCCGCCGCAGGAGCCGTGCTCGTGGCCCGCGCCCTGGCAACCCTGAGCCGGCAATCCCCCCGCGTCCAGGTCACCACCCGGGAGGGGACCACCCCATCGCTCTTGAGGGCGCTGCGCACCGGCGTCCTCGACCTCGCCCTGGTGACCTCCCGGCCGCCGCACCGCTCACCAGACGCCGACGATCCACCCCTGCATACGGAACCGCTGCTGGAAGACCGTCTGGTCCTGGCAGTGCCGGCCGGCGGCCGGTTCGCCGACCGCGCCGCGGTCACCGCTCAGCACATCGCCGGCGAGACGTGGATCGCCAGCCCGGCCGGCACCGACGGGCCCCTGCTGGGCATCTGGCCGGGCCTGCCGGGGCGGCCCCGGGTCCACCACGCCACCCGCGACTGGCTGACCAAACTGCATCTGGTCGCAGCCGGCGTCGGCATCACCACGGTCCCCTCCATGTTGCTGTCCGCGATCCCGCCCGGTGTCCGCCTCATCACCATCGACGACCTCCCCGAGGAACGCCGCCGCGTCAGCCTGGTGCGCCTGCCGGGCTCCACCACACCCTCGACGGACGCCCTCGTCCACGCCCTTCGCCGACACGCCGCCGACCTCGCCGAATAG
- a CDS encoding carboxymuconolactone decarboxylase family protein: MNEHPTVGASGLGGRLPLLPLGALDEAQRAVHAQLQVTRLPGAAAAGYTAALPDGRLIGPFNVMLRNPRIAKTLLEWAQAITESGIPADVREVVVLTVAAHWRAEYALYAHTAGAARAGLPQAAIEALGQGDDMPCGLRAEADVAHRVATALVRDHHMPDDLYAEAVATFDTDGLVALVNLIGQYLNTCALLTCFQVPAPTQRPTSAPTA, translated from the coding sequence ATGAACGAACACCCCACCGTCGGGGCCTCCGGATTGGGCGGCCGGTTGCCCCTCCTTCCCCTCGGCGCCCTCGATGAGGCGCAGCGCGCCGTCCATGCCCAATTGCAGGTCACGCGCCTGCCCGGGGCAGCTGCGGCGGGCTATACGGCCGCGCTGCCCGATGGACGGCTGATCGGCCCGTTCAATGTCATGCTGCGCAACCCGCGCATAGCCAAGACCCTGCTGGAATGGGCTCAGGCGATCACTGAATCCGGCATCCCGGCCGACGTCCGTGAGGTGGTCGTGCTCACCGTGGCCGCCCATTGGCGGGCCGAGTACGCGCTCTACGCCCACACCGCGGGAGCGGCGCGGGCCGGCCTGCCCCAGGCCGCGATCGAGGCGCTTGGGCAGGGCGATGACATGCCGTGCGGCCTGCGCGCCGAGGCCGACGTCGCCCACCGCGTGGCCACCGCTCTCGTTCGCGACCACCACATGCCGGACGACCTCTATGCCGAAGCGGTGGCCACGTTCGACACGGATGGTCTCGTCGCTCTGGTCAACCTCATCGGCCAGTACCTGAACACCTGCGCGCTACTGACCTGCTTCCAGGTCCCCGCACCCACCCAGCGCCCCACCTCGGCGCCCACCGCCTGA
- a CDS encoding tautomerase family protein translates to MPLINVSLRQGTTPEYRRNVSAALHKAMIDVLKIPHDDQFHVFHEVTPDNFHMQPVAFGLSRSERTMFIQLSFNQRPAEQKSELFRAIVDNLRLFAGVPEEDVMLMVFETARENWWAAGRVVNPETGYDARMTEVPAETPATN, encoded by the coding sequence ATGCCACTGATCAACGTCTCCCTGCGCCAGGGCACCACCCCCGAGTACCGCCGCAACGTCTCCGCCGCCCTGCACAAGGCGATGATCGACGTCCTGAAGATCCCCCACGACGACCAGTTCCACGTCTTCCACGAGGTGACGCCCGACAACTTCCACATGCAGCCGGTCGCGTTCGGCCTGTCGCGCAGCGAGCGCACCATGTTCATCCAGCTCTCCTTCAACCAGCGGCCGGCCGAGCAGAAGAGCGAACTGTTCCGGGCGATCGTCGACAACCTCCGGCTGTTCGCCGGTGTCCCCGAAGAGGACGTCATGCTGATGGTCTTCGAAACAGCCCGCGAGAACTGGTGGGCCGCAGGCCGTGTCGTCAACCCCGAAACCGGCTACGACGCGCGCATGACCGAGGTCCCCGCTGAAACGCCCGCCACGAACTGA
- a CDS encoding DUF3592 domain-containing protein, with protein sequence MSMLFLGGAVLVLLATAGTGCGWLTWRLASRLRSVFGGIAVEGRCVRRYSTESSDGDTMWHHVHGFTTLDGQYLEFEEDVMLLAEGEKLTVRYRPENPVRSATVMGPGGAVVPLFGQAFAILTTGFSLLGLLFLWLSLVQ encoded by the coding sequence ATGAGCATGCTTTTTCTGGGGGGGGCAGTCCTAGTCCTTCTGGCCACAGCCGGTACCGGATGCGGGTGGCTGACCTGGCGTCTGGCCAGCCGGCTGCGTTCGGTGTTCGGCGGCATAGCGGTGGAGGGGCGCTGCGTGCGCCGCTACTCGACCGAAAGCAGCGACGGCGACACCATGTGGCACCACGTGCACGGTTTCACCACCCTCGATGGGCAGTATCTGGAGTTCGAGGAGGACGTCATGCTGCTTGCCGAGGGAGAGAAGCTGACAGTGCGCTACCGGCCGGAGAACCCCGTGCGCTCCGCGACGGTCATGGGGCCGGGTGGGGCCGTGGTCCCCCTGTTCGGCCAGGCATTCGCGATTCTGACCACCGGTTTCAGCCTGCTCGGCCTGCTCTTCCTGTGGTTGAGCCTGGTTCAGTAG
- a CDS encoding AMP-binding protein, whose product MASDNQAFRTYVVEVLDALEGDPGREILVHQERRVTAGEFRDLVHRVARALCAQGIDRGQTVTLLCGNLPETIAVRYAAHLIGCRVNHLYNKLSAESQAAIVRDVETRALIVDPRYLERAVEVTELAPVPDVLVLGPAKVGTDLLELAAGQPAEPLPSRARPEDMCTIRHTGGTTGHPKGICTTHEQVQAFRGATTESEEQAPRLLVCTTLAHAAGMIADGVLRAGGCVVLLEDFDPAAVFDAIERERISHLFLLPPLLYQLMDHPDSDVRDTSTLRSIAYGGCQSSPARIADAVRRFGPVLVQFYGQNEAGGISLLTAADHDLRRPDRLRSAGKVLPQVEVAIRDGSGRDLPTGEHGEICVRSAMLMKEYWKQPELTAEVLRDGWLHTGDIGFLDGDGYLTVVDRLKDMIVVVGGHVYTTELEDLLNSHPQVLQSAVFGVRDADNMEQVHAAVVPVPGSGIDGQQLRDLVREERGAMYEPADITFVDALPLTGVGKPDKKRLRQRAERAFGAA is encoded by the coding sequence ATGGCATCAGACAACCAGGCTTTTCGCACGTACGTAGTGGAAGTGCTCGACGCGCTGGAGGGCGACCCGGGGCGCGAAATCCTCGTACACCAGGAACGGCGGGTCACCGCAGGCGAGTTCCGGGATCTCGTCCACCGGGTGGCGCGGGCGCTGTGCGCTCAGGGCATCGACCGGGGGCAGACCGTCACCCTGCTGTGCGGCAACCTGCCGGAGACGATCGCCGTGCGCTATGCGGCCCATCTGATCGGCTGCCGGGTCAACCACCTTTACAACAAGCTCTCGGCCGAGTCACAGGCCGCCATCGTCCGCGATGTCGAGACGCGCGCGCTGATCGTCGATCCCCGATACCTGGAACGTGCTGTCGAGGTAACCGAGTTGGCCCCGGTTCCCGATGTCCTCGTGCTCGGCCCCGCGAAGGTGGGCACGGACCTGCTGGAGCTGGCGGCCGGGCAGCCCGCCGAGCCGCTGCCGAGCCGGGCGCGGCCGGAGGACATGTGCACCATCCGCCACACGGGCGGCACCACCGGTCACCCCAAGGGCATCTGCACCACTCACGAGCAGGTGCAGGCGTTCCGCGGAGCGACGACGGAATCCGAGGAGCAGGCGCCCCGCCTGCTGGTGTGCACCACCCTCGCACACGCCGCCGGAATGATCGCCGACGGTGTGCTCCGCGCCGGCGGCTGCGTCGTCCTGCTGGAGGACTTCGACCCCGCCGCCGTTTTCGATGCCATTGAGCGCGAGCGCATCAGCCACCTCTTCCTGTTGCCGCCGCTGCTGTACCAGCTGATGGATCACCCCGACTCGGACGTGCGCGACACCTCCACGCTGCGCAGCATCGCGTATGGGGGCTGCCAGTCCTCGCCGGCCCGCATAGCCGATGCCGTACGCCGCTTCGGCCCGGTACTTGTCCAGTTCTACGGTCAGAACGAGGCGGGCGGCATCAGCCTGCTCACCGCCGCGGATCACGACCTGCGGCGCCCGGACCGGCTGCGTTCCGCGGGCAAGGTGCTGCCCCAGGTGGAGGTGGCGATCCGTGACGGGTCCGGCCGCGACCTGCCGACGGGTGAACACGGCGAGATCTGCGTACGTTCCGCCATGCTCATGAAGGAATACTGGAAGCAGCCCGAGCTGACCGCCGAGGTGCTGCGGGACGGCTGGCTGCACACCGGTGACATCGGATTCCTCGACGGCGATGGCTACTTGACCGTCGTCGACCGGCTCAAGGACATGATCGTCGTGGTCGGCGGCCACGTGTACACCACCGAGCTGGAGGACCTGCTCAACTCCCATCCGCAGGTCCTGCAAAGCGCCGTCTTCGGGGTCCGTGACGCCGACAACATGGAGCAGGTGCACGCGGCCGTGGTCCCCGTGCCCGGCAGCGGGATCGACGGGCAGCAGCTGCGCGACCTGGTGCGCGAGGAGCGCGGCGCGATGTACGAGCCCGCCGACATCACGTTCGTCGACGCGCTGCCGCTGACCGGCGTCGGCAAGCCGGACAAGAAGCGGCTGCGGCAGCGTGCCGAGCGGGCATTCGGCGCGGCCTGA
- a CDS encoding LmeA family phospholipid-binding protein, with the protein MRTPTRMQPPYRNPYDELAALADPEPDPYPADDAPWTGPGSVPQEIPGAVPPGPPVSPGLGPADPHIGPADAELDDDFFSAPPDRRRVARGRRAGRRRRRSPFAALPLLAKLLFTLVVGAGFLILADRCAVMYAEKKAQQALQDDLHLAAAPQVDIHGFPFLTQILDKRLQRVDVTVPHVPADRVSLAKVQASAHDIKLTGNLPSDIRSAVIGNLDGEITLSFDDMNRELAASQIKFSRRSDNTVGADGKLTIAGQELRVSAEAQLRLDGSRGLSTDIDGMSLDMPGIATYRPGRDRGLTLHRETAELISRDSARMKALLSVPAVVKRLGVPDKDVELALRSDEKLHQLVGTPRFVEQLMRVNLVDVVADHPWLLSKIGIDPKLITGLLAMRPPELSDRLSFSFTLPKEAQDLRLRGVRVEKNGVVATVSGTELAVGKGH; encoded by the coding sequence ATGCGAACCCCCACACGCATGCAGCCCCCTTACCGCAACCCGTACGACGAACTGGCGGCCCTGGCCGACCCCGAGCCCGACCCCTACCCGGCCGACGACGCCCCCTGGACCGGCCCCGGCTCCGTACCTCAGGAGATACCGGGCGCAGTACCGCCGGGGCCACCGGTCTCCCCCGGCCTGGGTCCCGCCGACCCCCACATCGGCCCCGCGGACGCCGAGCTCGACGACGACTTCTTCTCGGCCCCGCCCGACCGCCGGCGGGTGGCACGCGGTCGCCGGGCCGGACGCCGACGCCGCAGGAGCCCGTTCGCCGCCCTGCCCCTCCTCGCCAAGCTGCTGTTCACCCTGGTCGTGGGCGCGGGGTTTCTCATCCTCGCGGACCGGTGCGCGGTGATGTACGCGGAGAAGAAGGCGCAGCAGGCGCTCCAGGACGACCTCCACCTGGCGGCCGCGCCGCAGGTGGACATCCACGGCTTCCCCTTCCTCACCCAGATCCTGGACAAGCGCCTTCAGCGCGTGGACGTCACCGTGCCGCACGTGCCCGCGGACCGCGTGTCGCTGGCGAAAGTGCAGGCCAGCGCGCACGACATCAAGTTGACGGGCAACCTGCCGAGCGACATACGAAGCGCGGTCATCGGCAATCTGGACGGCGAGATCACGCTCTCCTTCGACGACATGAACCGTGAACTCGCCGCCTCCCAGATCAAGTTCAGCCGCCGAAGCGACAACACGGTCGGCGCGGACGGCAAGCTGACCATCGCGGGTCAGGAACTGCGCGTCAGCGCGGAGGCCCAGTTGCGGCTCGACGGTAGTCGCGGCCTGTCCACGGACATCGACGGGATGAGCCTCGACATGCCAGGTATCGCCACCTACCGGCCGGGCAGGGACAGGGGCCTGACGCTGCACCGCGAGACCGCCGAACTCATCAGCCGGGACTCGGCACGGATGAAGGCGCTGCTCTCGGTACCGGCCGTGGTGAAGCGGCTCGGAGTGCCGGACAAGGACGTCGAGTTGGCGCTGCGCAGCGACGAGAAGCTCCACCAGCTCGTGGGCACCCCCCGATTCGTCGAGCAGCTCATGCGCGTGAACCTCGTGGACGTCGTGGCGGACCACCCCTGGTTGTTGTCGAAGATCGGCATCGATCCGAAGCTGATCACCGGCCTGCTGGCCATGCGCCCCCCGGAGCTGTCCGACCGCCTGTCCTTCTCGTTCACGCTGCCCAAGGAAGCACAGGACCTGCGACTTCGCGGGGTACGCGTGGAGAAGAACGGCGTCGTGGCGACCGTCTCCGGGACGGAACTCGCGGTGGGCAAGGGCCACTAG
- a CDS encoding MBL fold metallo-hydrolase: MHSQLSSGVTRIATSKRDNAFLVEGDDGLTLVDVGWATSPGLLLHTVADLGRKPTDIRRVILTHAHPDHVQGAAELRRHTGARILIHDADRAWLEAGRVPAHGRSGAVGRFIDHLPKLHWTPTIADGTVSDGEVVEGSGGLHVIHTPGHSPGHIVLLHEPSRTVLMGDAAFNRGKLAIGPAALAADPDLRPGSLARIPQDLKAVGFAHGAPMTGGDVDTFQRFLQLTAPPQQHADRDEPDEAEEATDGDEH; this comes from the coding sequence ATGCACAGTCAGCTCAGCTCCGGCGTCACCCGGATCGCCACCAGCAAGCGCGACAACGCCTTCCTCGTCGAAGGCGACGACGGCCTCACCCTCGTCGACGTCGGCTGGGCCACGTCTCCCGGCCTGCTTCTCCACACAGTGGCCGACCTGGGCCGCAAGCCCACCGACATCCGGCGCGTCATCCTCACCCACGCCCACCCCGACCATGTACAAGGCGCCGCGGAACTCCGCCGCCACACCGGCGCACGCATCCTCATCCACGACGCCGACCGCGCATGGCTCGAAGCCGGACGCGTCCCGGCCCACGGCCGCTCCGGCGCCGTCGGCCGTTTCATCGACCACCTGCCCAAACTCCACTGGACCCCCACCATCGCCGACGGCACGGTCAGCGACGGAGAGGTAGTGGAGGGCAGCGGTGGCCTGCACGTCATCCATACGCCCGGCCACTCGCCCGGCCACATCGTGCTGCTGCACGAACCGAGCCGGACAGTCCTCATGGGGGACGCGGCCTTCAACCGCGGCAAACTCGCCATCGGCCCCGCCGCGCTCGCCGCCGATCCCGACCTACGCCCCGGCAGCCTGGCCCGCATCCCTCAGGACCTCAAGGCGGTCGGCTTCGCCCACGGTGCCCCCATGACCGGAGGCGACGTGGACACCTTCCAGCGGTTCCTTCAGCTCACCGCGCCGCCACAGCAACACGCTGACCGCGATGAACCAGATGAAGCCGAGGAAGCGACCGATGGGGATGAACACTGA
- a CDS encoding LeuD/DmdB family oxidoreductase small subunit has product MDTLITGRVWVVGDSVTTDAMYPAFAMKMPVPEAAKHIFYELRPGWTDQVTAGDIVVAGRNFGLGSSRPVAALFRELGIAALIAEEFNSLFLRNCINHGLPALTAPGATKAFTDGDTARLDFAEGWAENTATGTRLNGGALPPLVLDILAAGGILPRLAREGYVPTPTAHGR; this is encoded by the coding sequence ATGGACACCCTCATCACCGGCCGCGTCTGGGTGGTCGGCGACTCCGTCACCACCGACGCCATGTACCCCGCCTTCGCCATGAAAATGCCCGTGCCCGAAGCCGCGAAGCACATCTTCTACGAGCTGCGCCCAGGCTGGACCGACCAGGTCACGGCAGGTGACATCGTCGTGGCCGGCCGCAACTTCGGTCTCGGCTCGTCCCGGCCCGTCGCCGCGCTGTTCCGCGAACTGGGCATCGCCGCGCTGATCGCGGAAGAGTTCAACTCGCTGTTCCTGCGCAACTGCATCAACCACGGGCTGCCCGCCCTCACCGCCCCCGGAGCCACCAAGGCGTTCACCGACGGCGATACGGCACGTCTCGACTTCGCCGAAGGCTGGGCCGAGAACACCGCGACCGGAACCCGCCTGAACGGGGGAGCGCTGCCGCCCCTGGTCCTGGACATCCTCGCCGCCGGCGGCATCCTGCCCAGACTCGCCCGCGAAGGCTACGTACCCACCCCGACGGCACACGGTCGCTGA